In one window of Ruminococcus albus AD2013 DNA:
- a CDS encoding alpha/beta fold hydrolase produces the protein MLYNVKEDTLDIGGMSIDYAAFGSGEEVMVMIPGLSLKRVKGTGFTLAVMYRQFTKKFRVYIFDRRKMIPENYTAEDIADEVAAAMNALGLENACVIGVSQGGMAAQYLAIKHPELVKKLVLGVTLSRTNDVVRGAVDEWLGLAEKGDLDGLVISSMKYNYPPERLEKFKLIMPALVKAGHPKDVESFARMTKACLTCETYDRLDEIKCPVLVIGDKQDRIATPEASKEIAEKLGCELYMTEAYGHGAYEQAEFNDKVAEFFGVEK, from the coding sequence ATGTTATACAATGTAAAGGAAGATACTTTAGATATCGGCGGTATGAGTATAGATTACGCCGCTTTCGGCAGCGGTGAAGAGGTCATGGTGATGATACCCGGGCTTTCCCTGAAACGTGTCAAGGGTACAGGATTTACACTTGCGGTGATGTACAGGCAGTTCACCAAAAAATTCCGCGTGTATATCTTCGACCGCAGAAAGATGATACCCGAAAACTACACCGCAGAAGATATCGCTGATGAAGTTGCGGCGGCAATGAACGCCCTCGGACTTGAAAATGCCTGTGTTATAGGGGTATCACAGGGCGGTATGGCTGCCCAGTATCTGGCAATAAAGCATCCCGAACTTGTGAAGAAGCTTGTTCTGGGAGTTACCCTCTCGCGAACTAACGATGTTGTCCGCGGTGCGGTTGATGAGTGGCTGGGGCTGGCAGAAAAAGGCGACCTTGACGGGCTTGTCATAAGTTCCATGAAGTATAATTATCCCCCCGAGCGGCTAGAAAAGTTCAAGCTGATAATGCCTGCGCTGGTCAAGGCGGGACACCCGAAAGATGTGGAAAGCTTCGCACGTATGACCAAAGCCTGTCTTACCTGCGAGACCTATGACAGACTTGACGAAATAAAATGTCCCGTATTGGTGATAGGTGATAAACAGGACAGGATAGCTACCCCCGAAGCATCAAAAGAGATAGCCGAGAAACTTGGCTGTGAGCTTTATATGACAGAAGCCTACGGTCACGGCGCATATGAACAGGCAGAATTCAATGACAAGGTAGCTGAATTTTTCGGCGTGGAAAAATAA
- a CDS encoding GTP pyrophosphokinase: MSREQKFDDLFTEVINSPELELPALSSDEVEMVYSHTKQLIGTMVEYKELMMMYTCAIKEVKTKFDVLNTEFNVRYRRNPIEFISTRLKRTSSIAEKLQNKGLAMTPQNIEENLNDVAGVRVICAYIDDIYSIADALIQQDDITLIARKDYIASPKPNGYRSLHLIVSVPVFFAEEKRDMRVEVQIRTIAMDFWASLEHQLKYKQAVENEQEIVDRLRDCAEVIAGTDREMLSIRSEIEMAADIPSEDDILFEKIKNFDVPIY, encoded by the coding sequence ATGAGCCGCGAGCAAAAATTCGATGATCTGTTCACTGAGGTTATAAACTCACCCGAACTTGAACTGCCTGCACTGAGTTCCGACGAAGTGGAGATGGTATACAGTCATACAAAGCAGCTTATAGGCACAATGGTGGAGTACAAGGAGCTTATGATGATGTACACCTGTGCCATCAAGGAGGTCAAGACCAAGTTCGATGTGCTGAACACCGAGTTCAATGTGCGTTACCGCCGAAATCCCATCGAGTTTATCAGCACCCGTCTTAAAAGGACATCCAGTATCGCTGAAAAACTCCAGAATAAAGGTCTTGCCATGACTCCTCAGAATATCGAAGAAAATCTCAACGATGTTGCAGGTGTAAGGGTTATCTGCGCCTATATCGACGATATCTACTCCATCGCCGACGCACTTATCCAGCAGGACGATATCACGCTGATAGCCCGCAAGGACTACATTGCGTCCCCTAAGCCCAACGGCTACCGCAGTCTGCACCTTATAGTCAGTGTGCCTGTATTTTTCGCCGAAGAAAAGCGTGATATGCGTGTCGAGGTCCAGATACGCACCATCGCTATGGATTTCTGGGCAAGCCTTGAACATCAGCTGAAATACAAGCAGGCTGTGGAGAATGAGCAGGAGATAGTGGACAGGCTCCGCGACTGTGCCGAAGTCATCGCAGGCACAGACCGCGAGATGCTGAGTATCCGCAGTGAGATAGAAATGGCAGCGGATATCCCATCCGAGGACGATATCCTCTTTGAGAAGATAAAGAACTTTGATGTGCCGATCTACTGA
- a CDS encoding leucine-rich repeat domain-containing protein, with product MADEKFTILDGELISYSGNDKIVTVPNGVTSIKEGAFLGSVHIEEVILPEGLTMIKHKAFWGCARLKRIKLPNTLRAIEFGAFRECEALGEITIPEGVTVMGDSVFRSCDSLYKVYLPDSLTELRTSTFSDCFLLSDIRLPEKLERIPVSCFQGCACLKSITIPDSVTSIGKYAFSGCTSLAEVKLPSGLKVIEKECFEDCRKLMKLDVPDTIEEIGANAFNKSGLMTYCFSDYLIMGHILVRYMGKEATTAVPDGVRVISDHAFAYNEELITITFPETVTEIQDNAFEHCPSLKTVELPYSLKTIGNNVFSECESLIHIEFPPSIERIGKKVFNGTGYEKFSDKDMNILSGKYLISYSGTAEELTIPTGVKVIADEAFVECGGVNAVILPYGLKTIGNGAFHWRSELKKVSIPSTVNYIGENAFVSCNEPEISIISPNGHLGENAFPDSAKLKIVDGSRVLNVKLTWAVKAGDCPERRLWNFICSKSSTTFAMLDKSEYKIPCAICFYDTADYYKDYLKKNIVEAVCFAASYYDDSLLEHVLSYGLLDNLQLQECINYAIEHKLTMQQMALMRYRYEFLVGGSIN from the coding sequence ATGGCTGATGAAAAATTTACAATACTTGACGGTGAACTAATCTCTTACAGCGGAAACGATAAGATCGTAACCGTACCTAACGGGGTGACAAGCATCAAGGAAGGGGCTTTCCTTGGCTCTGTTCATATAGAGGAAGTAATACTTCCCGAAGGTCTGACTATGATAAAGCATAAAGCATTCTGGGGTTGTGCCCGCCTTAAAAGGATCAAACTGCCGAACACGCTCCGCGCCATTGAATTCGGTGCGTTCAGAGAGTGTGAGGCTCTGGGTGAGATAACTATACCCGAAGGCGTAACAGTGATGGGCGATTCGGTATTCCGCAGCTGCGATTCGCTTTACAAGGTCTATCTTCCCGATTCTCTTACAGAACTCAGAACAAGCACTTTCTCGGATTGTTTTCTTCTCAGTGACATACGTCTGCCCGAAAAACTTGAAAGAATACCCGTAAGCTGCTTTCAGGGCTGCGCGTGTCTGAAATCCATCACTATCCCCGATAGTGTCACATCAATAGGAAAATACGCATTCAGCGGCTGTACATCGCTTGCCGAAGTTAAACTCCCATCGGGTCTGAAAGTTATTGAAAAAGAGTGTTTTGAGGACTGCCGTAAACTTATGAAGCTGGACGTACCCGATACCATAGAAGAGATCGGTGCGAACGCATTCAACAAAAGCGGTCTTATGACTTACTGCTTTTCTGACTACCTTATTATGGGACATATCCTTGTTCGCTATATGGGTAAAGAAGCGACCACTGCTGTTCCTGATGGGGTACGCGTTATAAGCGACCACGCATTTGCATATAACGAAGAATTAATAACGATCACTTTTCCTGAAACAGTTACAGAAATACAGGATAATGCCTTCGAGCACTGTCCTTCGCTGAAAACTGTCGAACTGCCATATAGTCTTAAAACTATCGGAAACAATGTATTTTCTGAATGTGAATCCCTTATCCATATTGAATTCCCGCCCAGCATCGAGCGCATCGGCAAAAAGGTATTTAACGGAACGGGTTATGAAAAGTTCAGCGATAAGGATATGAATATACTTTCAGGCAAATATCTGATAAGCTACAGCGGAACAGCTGAAGAACTGACTATACCCACAGGCGTAAAAGTTATCGCTGACGAAGCATTTGTTGAATGCGGCGGAGTAAACGCTGTCATACTGCCATACGGTCTTAAAACCATAGGCAACGGTGCTTTTCACTGGAGAAGCGAACTTAAAAAGGTAAGCATACCTTCCACAGTAAACTACATCGGCGAAAATGCTTTTGTAAGCTGCAACGAGCCTGAGATAAGCATAATCAGCCCGAATGGTCATCTGGGCGAAAATGCTTTTCCTGACAGCGCCAAACTCAAGATCGTAGATGGAAGCAGAGTTCTGAACGTTAAGCTGACCTGGGCTGTCAAGGCAGGTGACTGTCCCGAAAGAAGGCTTTGGAACTTCATATGCAGCAAATCATCAACGACATTTGCCATGCTTGATAAGTCCGAGTATAAGATACCATGTGCTATCTGCTTCTATGATACGGCAGACTATTACAAAGACTATCTAAAGAAAAACATCGTTGAAGCCGTTTGCTTTGCAGCATCATACTACGATGACTCTTTGCTGGAACACGTACTTTCTTACGGTCTGCTGGATAATCTTCAGCTTCAGGAATGCATTAACTATGCTATCGAGCACAAGCTTACTATGCAGCAGATGGCGCTTATGCGTTACCGTTACGAATTTCTTGTTGGCGGAAGTATTAATTAA
- a CDS encoding cyclase family protein, producing the protein MEKRIIDISQELFSCAVFPGDEPPVKKTALSIKNGDVCNLTELSMCAHNGTHVDAPYHFLDDGITIDRVPLDRFVGKCYVFRHEGDVTADDAKTMLEKCENTCERLLIGGKCTVTAEAAKVFAEKGLKLIGNESQTVGPEDAPREVHLILLGAGVVLLEGIRLENVTEGEYFLSAAPINLGGCDGAPCRAYLIEI; encoded by the coding sequence ATGGAAAAAAGAATTATCGATATCTCGCAGGAACTTTTCAGCTGTGCTGTTTTCCCCGGAGATGAACCGCCCGTAAAAAAGACTGCTTTGAGCATCAAAAACGGTGATGTCTGCAATCTGACAGAGCTTTCGATGTGTGCCCACAACGGAACGCACGTTGATGCGCCTTATCATTTCCTTGATGATGGTATCACCATCGACCGCGTCCCTTTGGATAGATTTGTTGGAAAATGCTATGTTTTCCGGCATGAAGGGGATGTCACAGCCGATGATGCAAAAACGATGTTGGAAAAATGCGAAAATACCTGCGAAAGGCTCCTGATAGGGGGTAAATGTACCGTTACTGCCGAAGCCGCAAAGGTTTTCGCTGAGAAGGGACTTAAACTTATCGGCAACGAAAGTCAGACAGTGGGACCTGAGGATGCTCCGAGAGAAGTCCACCTTATACTGCTGGGTGCGGGCGTAGTTCTGCTGGAGGGTATCCGCCTTGAAAACGTTACAGAGGGTGAATACTTCCTGAGTGCAGCCCCGATAAATCTTGGCGGCTGTGACGGCGCACCGTGCAGGGCTTATCTTATTGAAATATAG
- a CDS encoding dockerin type I repeat-containing protein, with amino-acid sequence MNKVIVKKFTVLAAAMMCMCTAAVSAYASPVLTDETERVHSTVVLDRPVLVEETVRQVYSIAEVLPGDVNGDGKVNISDITLTVAHVKGIKLLDNISAADLNGDSVVDISDVALLSAMVKGKG; translated from the coding sequence ATGAATAAGGTAATTGTGAAGAAGTTTACAGTTCTTGCAGCGGCGATGATGTGTATGTGTACTGCAGCAGTATCTGCATACGCTTCGCCTGTTCTCACTGATGAGACCGAGCGCGTACATTCAACAGTTGTTCTGGATAGGCCTGTTCTTGTTGAAGAGACTGTGCGTCAGGTCTACAGTATTGCTGAGGTCTTGCCCGGAGATGTGAACGGTGACGGCAAGGTCAATATATCCGATATTACACTTACTGTTGCTCATGTTAAAGGTATTAAACTGCTTGATAATATTTCTGCTGCCGATCTCAACGGAGACAGCGTAGTTGACATTTCCGATGTTGCTTTGCTTTCTGCTATGGTCAAGGGAAAAGGATAA
- a CDS encoding lipoprotein, translating into MKKYTVLALAALMLAGCGDTSKIDKIIEEKQTTGSGEVTLSPADEAIAAEAEKAVSEEQDKLSDAVTTTQPPMVIAPDESGLKNGDIDLDLTSLNANMLYAEVFQITGDPDKYQDKKIRAKGTFNYMKDNGTEYFAVFIADAAACCQQGLEFRTAEDLTYPDDYPAIGTPIVVTGTFNSYKEGVFTYCEIKDATFEIAEE; encoded by the coding sequence ATGAAAAAATATACCGTACTTGCACTCGCGGCACTAATGCTGGCGGGTTGCGGAGACACTTCAAAAATCGATAAAATAATTGAGGAAAAACAAACGACAGGAAGCGGTGAAGTTACCCTATCCCCTGCCGATGAAGCTATCGCCGCCGAGGCAGAAAAGGCAGTAAGCGAGGAACAGGATAAACTTTCTGATGCTGTCACCACAACTCAGCCCCCCATGGTCATCGCACCCGATGAAAGCGGGCTGAAAAACGGCGATATCGACCTTGACCTTACTAGTCTTAATGCCAATATGCTTTATGCCGAGGTCTTTCAGATCACAGGAGACCCCGATAAATATCAGGACAAAAAGATACGTGCAAAGGGTACCTTCAACTACATGAAGGACAACGGCACCGAGTATTTTGCGGTATTTATAGCAGATGCCGCTGCCTGCTGTCAGCAGGGTCTTGAATTTCGCACTGCCGAAGACCTGACCTATCCCGATGACTACCCCGCTATCGGTACCCCGATAGTTGTAACAGGCACGTTCAACTCATATAAAGAGGGCGTATTCACTTACTGTGAGATCAAAGATGCAACATTTGAAATAGCTGAAGAATAA
- a CDS encoding metal ABC transporter permease, whose protein sequence is MNETIQTLLNYWDLEFVRYAVIVGLLIALCSSLLGVTLVLKRFSFIGDGLSHVAFGAMSISTVLSVTLKQVSHGNSVFAKFLEDTNGMVIILPVTLLAAVLLLRTGQNTKIKGDAAIAMISVGSLALGYMLMNMFPGSANVSGDVCSTLFGSTSILTLSITKVIICAILAAIVIAVFIIFYNRIFSVTFDENFAKASGVKSDGYNLLIAIITATIIVLAMNLVGSLLISALIIFPALSSMRLFKSFKSVVICSAVISVICAFVGMVVSILNSTPVGSTIVTADIAVFLIFSIIAAVTKRN, encoded by the coding sequence ATGAATGAAACAATCCAAACTCTGCTGAATTATTGGGATCTGGAATTTGTAAGGTACGCCGTTATAGTAGGTCTGCTGATAGCACTGTGTTCATCGCTGCTCGGCGTTACACTGGTGCTGAAAAGATTTTCGTTTATCGGTGACGGTCTTTCACATGTAGCTTTCGGCGCTATGTCCATTTCGACTGTACTCTCTGTGACACTAAAACAAGTTTCGCATGGCAACAGCGTTTTCGCGAAATTTCTCGAAGACACCAACGGAATGGTGATAATTCTTCCCGTAACACTTCTTGCGGCGGTACTGCTGCTTAGAACAGGTCAGAACACCAAAATAAAAGGCGATGCTGCTATCGCCATGATATCAGTAGGATCGCTGGCACTGGGTTATATGCTTATGAATATGTTCCCCGGTTCAGCTAACGTATCGGGCGATGTGTGTTCAACTTTATTCGGTTCGACCTCGATACTCACGCTGTCGATCACTAAGGTAATAATCTGTGCTATACTTGCAGCTATCGTGATAGCGGTATTCATAATTTTCTACAACCGAATATTCTCAGTTACATTTGATGAAAATTTCGCAAAGGCAAGCGGCGTGAAATCCGATGGATATAACCTGCTCATAGCTATAATTACCGCAACGATAATCGTACTTGCGATGAATCTGGTGGGCTCGCTGCTTATATCTGCACTGATAATATTCCCCGCGCTTTCTTCTATGAGACTTTTCAAGAGCTTCAAAAGTGTTGTAATATGTTCTGCGGTGATATCAGTGATATGCGCATTCGTTGGCATGGTAGTTTCAATACTGAATTCAACACCTGTCGGTTCAACGATAGTAACAGCCGACATCGCTGTATTCCTGATTTTCAGTATTATTGCCGCTGTCACAAAGCGAAACTGA
- a CDS encoding metal ABC transporter ATP-binding protein: MGKQIECKNCTLGYEGVPVTEGINFTVNSGDYLCILGENGSGKSTLIKSLLGLRPVMKGDIDWCEAKHGEIGYLPQQTVVQRDFPASVREIVISGCMAKGKFHPFILKEDKERAAKAMEQLGITDLEKHCYRELSGGQQQRVLLARALCASGKILLLDEPVTGLDPKAQNDLYEMIAKLNKSGMTIIMVSHDIHAAVKYASHVLHIGSKKQLFFGTKEDYVNSKLGQSFINSEEAEHDE, translated from the coding sequence ATGGGTAAACAGATAGAATGTAAAAACTGCACCTTAGGATATGAGGGCGTACCCGTAACGGAAGGTATTAATTTCACCGTTAACAGCGGCGATTATCTCTGTATCCTGGGTGAGAACGGTTCAGGCAAAAGCACGCTGATAAAATCACTGCTTGGGCTTCGGCCTGTCATGAAAGGCGATATTGACTGGTGCGAAGCAAAACACGGTGAGATAGGCTATCTTCCACAGCAGACAGTGGTACAAAGGGACTTCCCTGCTTCGGTAAGGGAGATAGTAATATCCGGCTGTATGGCAAAAGGTAAATTTCACCCCTTTATCCTCAAAGAAGACAAAGAAAGAGCCGCAAAAGCTATGGAGCAGCTTGGTATCACCGACCTTGAAAAGCACTGCTACCGTGAACTTTCAGGCGGTCAGCAGCAGAGAGTCCTTCTGGCAAGGGCGCTGTGTGCATCGGGAAAGATACTTCTTCTCGATGAACCTGTTACCGGTCTTGACCCCAAGGCACAGAACGATCTTTACGAAATGATAGCAAAACTCAACAAAAGCGGAATGACCATAATAATGGTATCTCATGATATCCATGCCGCAGTTAAGTACGCAAGCCACGTTCTGCATATAGGCAGCAAAAAACAGCTGTTTTTCGGAACCAAGGAAGATTATGTAAACAGTAAGCTCGGACAGAGCTTCATCAATTCGGAGGAGGCAGAGCACGATGAATGA
- a CDS encoding metal ABC transporter substrate-binding protein — protein MIKRIMNVLVCASMLGLTACGGSVFAQSSAKDNGKLNVVCTTFSCYDWTREIMGEHTDDADLTYLLENGTDLHSYQPSAADIAEITSCDVFVYVGGESEEWAEDALKNASNKDMKVIKLMDAQGLNTKEEELKEGMQGEEEEEDEHSEEPEYDEHIWLSPKNAKILCENIAEALCEADPDNAEDYKANLNGYSEKLDELDNKFKDAVESAKIKTIVFGDRFPFRYLCDDYGLDYFAAFVGCSAETEASFETIAFLVNKTDELGVNTIFTIENSDGKIAQAIINNSKNKDQKTAVLNSLQSVSANDIENGTTYISMMEDNCETLKAAID, from the coding sequence ATGATAAAAAGGATAATGAATGTTCTGGTTTGTGCTTCTATGCTCGGGCTTACCGCCTGCGGAGGTTCAGTTTTCGCACAAAGTTCCGCAAAAGACAATGGCAAGCTGAACGTTGTTTGCACTACTTTTTCATGCTACGACTGGACAAGGGAGATAATGGGCGAGCATACTGATGATGCTGATCTCACTTATCTTCTCGAAAACGGCACCGACCTGCACAGCTATCAGCCATCTGCCGCTGATATTGCCGAAATAACAAGTTGCGATGTATTTGTATACGTTGGCGGAGAATCCGAGGAATGGGCTGAAGATGCACTTAAAAATGCTTCCAACAAAGATATGAAAGTCATCAAGCTGATGGACGCTCAGGGCTTAAATACAAAAGAAGAAGAGCTCAAGGAAGGTATGCAGGGCGAAGAGGAAGAAGAGGATGAACATTCCGAAGAGCCCGAATATGACGAGCACATCTGGCTATCACCCAAAAATGCCAAGATACTCTGCGAAAACATTGCAGAAGCTCTCTGTGAAGCTGATCCCGACAACGCCGAGGACTACAAGGCTAATCTCAATGGATATTCAGAAAAACTGGACGAACTCGACAACAAGTTCAAAGATGCAGTTGAAAGCGCAAAAATCAAAACTATCGTTTTCGGCGACAGATTCCCGTTCAGATATCTCTGCGACGACTACGGTCTGGACTACTTCGCAGCTTTCGTTGGCTGCTCAGCTGAAACAGAAGCATCTTTTGAAACTATTGCTTTTCTCGTTAATAAGACCGACGAACTTGGTGTAAATACGATTTTTACCATCGAGAATTCCGATGGCAAGATAGCACAGGCTATTATCAACAACTCCAAAAATAAAGATCAGAAGACTGCTGTCCTCAATTCACTGCAGTCTGTAAGCGCAAATGATATCGAGAACGGCACGACTTACATCTCAATGATGGAAGACAACTGCGAGACACTGAAAGCCGCTATCGACTAA
- a CDS encoding Fur family transcriptional regulator codes for MAKYNTVQRGELLEFMGRHRSSAFTVKEIADMMKTDSDIPKPPGESTVYRLIKELVESGEVKRTVRGNSRTFVYQLTDGENCHHHLHMKCISCGKLYHMDDESSRALVERILQEDSFEIDSSAVLPGKCGGCRGGK; via the coding sequence GTGGCAAAATACAACACCGTCCAGAGGGGCGAACTGCTTGAATTTATGGGCAGGCACAGATCTTCTGCTTTTACCGTTAAAGAGATAGCCGATATGATGAAAACAGACAGTGATATACCCAAGCCACCGGGCGAAAGCACGGTGTACCGTCTTATAAAGGAACTTGTTGAGAGCGGTGAGGTCAAGCGTACTGTCCGCGGCAACAGCAGGACATTTGTTTATCAGCTTACCGACGGTGAGAATTGCCACCATCACCTGCATATGAAATGTATCTCCTGCGGCAAGCTTTACCATATGGATGACGAATCCAGCCGTGCCCTTGTGGAAAGGATATTGCAGGAAGACAGCTTCGAGATAGACAGCAGCGCTGTACTCCCCGGAAAATGCGGCGGGTGCAGAGGCGGTAAATGA
- a CDS encoding NAD(P)/FAD-dependent oxidoreductase, which yields MYDVIIIGGGVTGCAAAAELAKYQLDICVIEKESDVCEGTSKANSAIVHAGFDAEPGTLKAKLNVRGNAMIRELYKKLDFAFRQNGAMVLCFDETQLSDLEKLLEKGKKNGVDGLEILTGEQSREREPRLSAEVKYALYAPTSGIVCPFEMTLAFAENALENGAEFKLSTKVTGIEKTSEGYKVITDKGEFETRAVFNCAGVYADVISDMIADKHFTITPRKGEYMLMDKDAGGTVSHTIFQLPTKMGKGILVTPTVHGNLLVGPTAEDIDDKENTSTTASGIAEVKAKGSLSVDGLPFNKVITSFSGLRATGDTHDFIIEEAAPNFFNAAGIESPGLTSAPAIAEMMRKLLSKNTDLKPKAYHKDTRKGLVHFAELSREEQNALIREESAYGNIVCRCETITEGEILDAINRPLGATTLDGVKRRTRAGMGRCQAGFCSPKTILMLSEKLGCNIGDIRKNGSQEVSENA from the coding sequence ATGTATGATGTTATAATTATAGGCGGCGGCGTGACAGGCTGCGCGGCAGCTGCCGAACTGGCTAAATACCAGCTCGATATATGCGTTATCGAAAAAGAAAGCGATGTCTGCGAGGGTACAAGCAAGGCGAACAGTGCGATAGTACACGCGGGTTTTGATGCTGAACCCGGTACTTTGAAAGCTAAGCTGAATGTCCGCGGTAATGCCATGATTCGCGAACTGTACAAAAAACTGGATTTTGCATTCAGGCAGAACGGCGCAATGGTGCTGTGTTTCGATGAAACTCAGCTGTCCGATCTTGAAAAGCTTCTTGAAAAAGGAAAGAAAAATGGGGTTGATGGTCTGGAGATACTCACAGGCGAACAGTCGCGTGAACGTGAACCGCGTCTTTCAGCTGAGGTGAAATATGCCTTATACGCCCCCACATCTGGCATAGTCTGTCCCTTTGAGATGACGCTGGCATTCGCTGAAAATGCCCTTGAAAACGGCGCGGAGTTTAAACTTTCCACCAAGGTCACGGGGATTGAAAAGACATCGGAGGGCTATAAAGTCATCACCGATAAAGGAGAGTTTGAGACTCGTGCGGTATTCAACTGTGCGGGAGTTTATGCCGATGTTATCAGCGATATGATAGCAGATAAACATTTCACTATAACCCCGAGAAAAGGCGAATATATGCTTATGGACAAGGACGCCGGCGGTACCGTCAGCCATACGATATTCCAGCTGCCCACAAAAATGGGCAAGGGCATCCTTGTCACCCCCACCGTTCACGGCAATCTCCTTGTGGGCCCTACCGCCGAGGATATCGACGATAAGGAGAATACCTCGACCACAGCTTCGGGCATTGCCGAGGTGAAGGCTAAGGGTTCGCTGTCTGTTGATGGACTGCCTTTCAACAAGGTCATAACCAGCTTCTCGGGACTTCGTGCAACAGGTGATACTCACGATTTTATCATCGAAGAAGCAGCTCCTAACTTCTTCAATGCGGCGGGAATAGAATCCCCGGGACTTACAAGCGCCCCCGCAATTGCCGAGATGATGAGAAAGCTACTGTCCAAAAATACAGACCTTAAACCGAAGGCGTATCACAAGGATACCCGCAAAGGTCTGGTTCATTTTGCCGAACTCAGCAGGGAAGAGCAGAATGCACTAATCAGGGAAGAATCCGCATACGGCAATATAGTCTGCCGCTGTGAGACCATAACCGAGGGCGAAATACTTGATGCGATAAACAGACCTCTCGGTGCGACTACTCTCGATGGCGTCAAGCGGCGCACACGGGCAGGAATGGGACGATGTCAGGCGGGATTCTGTTCGCCGAAGACTATACTGATGCTGTCCGAAAAACTGGGCTGCAATATCGGAGATATAAGAAAGAACGGCAGTCAGGAGGTGAGCGAGAATGCGTGA
- a CDS encoding NAD(P)/FAD-dependent oxidoreductase, producing the protein MRDFDIVIVGGGPAGMAAAISAREQGIENIVIFERDSELGGILNQCIHNGFGLRTFKEELTGPEYAERYADKVRDMNIPYETDTMVLDISKDRVVTILSRKRGVEEIRAKAVILAMGCRERPRGALNIPGFRPQGVYTAGTAQKLVNCEGYVPGKEVVILGSGDIGLIMARRMTLEGAHVAAVAELMPYSSGLKRNIVQCLDDFGIPLLLSHTVVDIKGKEKLEGVVIAEVDSTNTPIAGTEQFYPCDTLLLSCGLIPENELSKNCGITLDPRTNGPVVDEGLETDIDGVFACGNVLHVHDLVDFVSEESARAGESAAAFVKRGCTPDDTAAIKVVPKNGVRYTVPAEIHTSDLLGDVHIRFRVTGVFKDCSVVIKAGEEELVRRKNRILVPSEMLDIIIKKDKLAGVNCDITAEIEEV; encoded by the coding sequence ATGCGTGATTTTGATATCGTAATAGTAGGCGGAGGTCCTGCAGGAATGGCGGCGGCTATATCTGCAAGAGAACAGGGGATAGAGAATATTGTTATATTTGAACGTGACAGCGAACTTGGAGGTATCCTCAATCAGTGCATTCACAACGGTTTCGGTCTGCGCACTTTCAAAGAGGAACTTACAGGCCCCGAGTACGCCGAAAGGTACGCCGATAAAGTCCGTGATATGAACATTCCCTACGAGACCGATACTATGGTTCTAGATATCTCAAAGGACAGGGTGGTCACTATCCTCAGCAGAAAACGCGGTGTTGAGGAAATACGCGCTAAAGCTGTCATTCTTGCAATGGGCTGTCGTGAAAGACCTCGCGGTGCGCTTAACATCCCGGGCTTCAGACCGCAGGGCGTGTATACCGCAGGTACAGCGCAAAAACTGGTCAACTGTGAGGGCTATGTTCCGGGTAAGGAAGTTGTTATCCTGGGTTCGGGAGACATCGGTCTTATCATGGCAAGAAGAATGACACTTGAGGGTGCTCATGTTGCCGCTGTTGCGGAGCTTATGCCATATTCGAGCGGTCTGAAAAGAAATATCGTACAGTGCCTCGATGATTTCGGGATACCGCTTCTTCTCAGCCATACTGTCGTTGACATAAAGGGAAAAGAAAAGCTTGAGGGCGTGGTCATAGCCGAAGTAGACAGCACGAACACACCTATTGCAGGTACAGAACAGTTCTATCCCTGTGATACTCTGCTTCTAAGCTGCGGGCTTATTCCCGAGAATGAGCTTTCCAAAAATTGCGGAATAACGCTTGACCCACGAACCAACGGTCCTGTTGTCGATGAGGGTCTTGAAACCGATATAGACGGCGTATTCGCCTGCGGAAATGTTCTGCACGTACACGACCTTGTGGATTTTGTATCGGAAGAATCAGCAAGGGCAGGCGAGAGTGCGGCTGCTTTCGTTAAGCGCGGCTGCACGCCGGACGATACTGCCGCTATAAAAGTAGTGCCAAAGAACGGCGTAAGATACACAGTTCCCGCTGAAATACACACATCTGACTTGCTTGGTGATGTTCATATCAGGTTCAGGGTAACGGGTGTTTTCAAGGACTGTTCCGTTGTGATAAAAGCGGGCGAAGAAGAACTTGTCCGCCGTAAAAACAGGATACTTGTGCCAAGTGAGATGCTGGATATCATCATTAAGAAAGATAAGCTTGCAGGTGTGAACTGCGATATCACAGCTGAGATCGAGGAGGTGTGA